The following proteins are encoded in a genomic region of Triticum dicoccoides isolate Atlit2015 ecotype Zavitan chromosome 1B, WEW_v2.0, whole genome shotgun sequence:
- the LOC119299811 gene encoding subtilisin-chymotrypsin inhibitor CI-1A-like yields the protein MSAVTPRSLAGEDKKTSWPDVVGKSIEEAKEIILKDMPDADIDVLPAGSAMTLNFRTNCVRIIVNTVATTPSIG from the coding sequence ATGAGCGCTGTCACCCCAAGATCCCTCGCCGGAGAGGACAAGAAGACGTCATGGCCGGATGTAGTGGGGAAGTCCATTGAGGAGGCCAAGGAGATCATCCTTAAGGACAtgcctgacgccgacatcgacgtcCTTCCTGCTGGCTCGGCGATGACCCTCAACTTCAGGACCAACTGTGTCCGCATCATCGTCAACACCGTTGCGACCACTCCTTCCATTGGCTAG